From Nicotiana tabacum cultivar K326 chromosome 22, ASM71507v2, whole genome shotgun sequence, one genomic window encodes:
- the LOC142176022 gene encoding uncharacterized protein LOC142176022, giving the protein MPTKKLTKWHILLSKFDGVYITQKAVREALDDQLAENLVDRDYEPLTKYFPDEEVLFAEEDTIESYTGWIMFFDGAMNFKRAGIGTVLILELGHHYATSTKIRFSCTNNMAAYEACILGIMMAADMNIKEILVIGDSNLLIHEVQGEWSTKNIKILPYMHCVKELCKKFTKIKFKHVPRIQNEFANALTTLSSMIQHPDKNYIDPIEVEIRVNMHTIFM; this is encoded by the coding sequence ATGCCTACCAAAAAGCTAACTAAATGGCACATTCTCCTAAGCAAATTTGACGGTGTGTACATAACCCAAAAGGCTGTCAGGGAAGCTTTAGACGACCAGCTTGCAGAGAATCTAGTGGATAGGGATTATGAGCCACTCACTAAGTACTTTCCTGATGAGGAGGTATTGTTCGCCGAAGAAGATACTATAGAGTCATACACTGGATGGATAATGTTTTTTGACGGAGCAATGAATTTCAAAAGAGCAGGAATTGGGACAGTCCTAATTTTGGAATTAGGACATCACTATGCAACATCAACAAAGATAAGATTctcgtgcaccaataatatggctgcaTACGAAGCGTGCATCCTTGGGATCATGATGGCAGCCGACATGAACATCAAGGAAATTTTGGTCATAGGGGATTCCAATCTATTGATACATGAAGTCCAAGGGGAATGGTCAACCAAAAACATCAAGATCCTTCCGTACATGCATTGTGTAAAAGAGTTATGCAAGAAATTCACAAAGATTAAATTCAAGCACGTTCCCAGGATCCAAAACGAGTTTGCTAATGCTCTTACAACCTTGTCATCCatgattcagcatccagataagaattatatcGACCCTATCGAGGTAGAGATCAGGGTCAACATGCATACTATTTTCATGTAG